In one Actinopolymorpha sp. NPDC004070 genomic region, the following are encoded:
- a CDS encoding FAD-dependent monooxygenase — protein sequence MGTQRRRAVVVGAGVGGLAAAGALARDGWRVNLLERRPEIRPVGAGLSLWPNALRAIAAVNPAAVDRLRGHNELQDMVGLRRPDGRWLSRVEPGAAGAGAGEGGGDVAADAFTVPLMVTRPKLYDVLRDLVPPESLHLGRTVTGVDTGPAGTVVRTDDEEYPADLVVAADGIHSRLRTLVDPRTRTRGAGYVTWRALIPPESAPTLQSGSETWGRGQRFGCIPLADGGIYWYATLAHADPRYRADGIEDVPGLFADWHDPVPRLLAATPPDRIIRTDIELLWPLPRTFVRDRLVLLGDAAHAMTPDLGQGACQALEDAVELATVVRAAEPGEVPAVLPEYDRLRRARTTGLAKQARLLGKIGQVRNPWGARLRDRLVSLVPANQASRSLTSPTTWEPTEPASVRP from the coding sequence ATGGGTACGCAGCGGCGCAGGGCGGTCGTGGTCGGCGCCGGTGTCGGCGGGCTGGCCGCTGCGGGCGCACTGGCCCGCGACGGCTGGCGGGTCAACCTGCTCGAACGCCGGCCGGAGATTCGGCCCGTCGGCGCCGGCCTCTCGCTGTGGCCGAACGCCCTGCGGGCGATCGCCGCCGTCAACCCGGCCGCCGTCGACAGGTTGCGCGGCCACAACGAACTGCAGGACATGGTCGGGCTGCGCAGGCCGGACGGTCGCTGGCTCAGCCGGGTCGAGCCCGGCGCGGCCGGAGCCGGGGCCGGAGAAGGTGGCGGAGACGTTGCCGCGGACGCCTTCACCGTTCCGCTGATGGTGACCCGGCCGAAGCTGTACGACGTACTCCGCGACCTCGTGCCCCCCGAGTCGCTCCACCTGGGTCGGACCGTGACTGGCGTGGACACCGGGCCGGCCGGCACGGTCGTACGCACCGACGACGAGGAGTACCCCGCCGACCTGGTGGTGGCCGCGGACGGCATCCACAGCCGGCTACGGACCCTGGTCGACCCCCGGACCCGGACCCGTGGCGCCGGCTACGTGACCTGGCGGGCCCTGATCCCGCCGGAGTCCGCCCCCACACTCCAGTCGGGCAGCGAGACCTGGGGACGCGGCCAGCGGTTCGGCTGCATTCCGCTGGCCGACGGGGGCATCTACTGGTACGCCACGCTGGCGCACGCCGACCCCCGCTACCGCGCCGACGGCATCGAGGACGTGCCCGGGCTGTTCGCCGACTGGCACGACCCCGTTCCCCGGCTGCTCGCGGCCACCCCGCCGGACCGGATCATCCGTACCGACATCGAACTTCTGTGGCCGCTGCCGCGCACGTTCGTCCGCGACCGGCTGGTGCTCCTCGGCGACGCCGCGCACGCGATGACCCCCGACCTCGGCCAGGGTGCGTGCCAGGCGCTGGAGGACGCGGTGGAGCTCGCGACCGTCGTCCGCGCCGCCGAACCCGGCGAGGTGCCCGCGGTGCTGCCGGAGTACGACCGGCTCCGCCGGGCGCGTACCACCGGCCTCGCCAAACAGGCCCGTCTGCTCGGGAAGATCGGCCAGGTGCGCAACCCGTGGGGCGCACGGCTGCGGGACCGGTTGGTCTCGCTGGTGCCGGCGAACCAGGCCAGCCGGAGCCTCACCTCGCCGACCACCTGGGAGCCGACGGAGCCGGCCTCCGTTCGGCCCTAG
- a CDS encoding TetR family transcriptional regulator gives MKPDSPRPAQGPSQGPAAQGPGQGSARRRPAREPARTARAEALLDAAIAVVADAGLRGLTHRAVDARAQVPAGSTSYYFRTRVALLQAILQRLIDLDAADSATYLPFDDEASVRATDLTRMAEGWARLFAHWLGPGRRRLRARYALYLEGRHHAELHDLLDTASAQFVGGARELLAAAGAPPADADRDGPLLVALLDGLLHDQIIRGGPGVDEAELRRRIEVILGAVLPHLVR, from the coding sequence GTGAAGCCCGACTCACCGCGACCTGCCCAGGGACCTTCCCAGGGACCTGCTGCCCAGGGACCTGGCCAGGGATCCGCTCGCCGACGACCCGCTCGCGAGCCCGCCCGGACGGCCCGGGCCGAAGCGCTGCTGGACGCGGCCATCGCGGTGGTCGCCGATGCCGGGCTGCGCGGCCTCACCCACCGCGCGGTCGACGCCCGGGCGCAGGTGCCGGCGGGTTCGACCAGCTACTACTTCCGCACCCGGGTGGCCTTGCTCCAGGCGATCCTGCAGCGGCTGATCGACCTGGACGCCGCCGACTCCGCGACGTACCTCCCCTTCGACGACGAGGCATCGGTCCGGGCCACCGACCTGACCCGGATGGCCGAGGGCTGGGCCCGGCTGTTCGCCCACTGGCTCGGGCCCGGTCGCCGGCGCCTGCGTGCCCGCTACGCGCTCTACCTGGAGGGCCGCCACCACGCGGAACTGCACGACCTGCTGGACACCGCGAGCGCGCAGTTCGTCGGGGGCGCGCGCGAACTCCTGGCAGCCGCCGGCGCTCCTCCCGCCGACGCCGACCGTGACGGGCCGCTGCTGGTCGCGCTGCTCGACGGCCTGCTCCACGACCAGATCATCCGCGGCGGGCCGGGCGTGGACGAGGCCGAGCTCCGCCGGCGGATCGAGGTGATCCTCGGCGCGGTCCTCCCCCACCTGGTTCGGTAG
- a CDS encoding SSI family serine proteinase inhibitor: MPTPETPFQTRLTVTVWDSADAEPRRFELTEDPPAGTHPRPEAAVAAIEAAPRPFEPVPRDAMCTQIYGGPQRAVIEGVWRGQRVHASYDKKNGCEIARWKALGAVLDPE, encoded by the coding sequence ATGCCGACACCCGAGACCCCGTTCCAGACCCGGCTCACCGTCACCGTGTGGGACAGCGCCGACGCCGAGCCCCGGAGGTTCGAGCTCACCGAGGACCCGCCGGCCGGCACCCATCCGCGGCCCGAGGCGGCGGTCGCCGCGATCGAGGCGGCGCCGCGGCCGTTCGAGCCGGTACCCCGGGACGCGATGTGCACCCAGATCTACGGCGGGCCACAGCGGGCGGTCATCGAGGGCGTGTGGCGTGGACAGCGCGTCCACGCGTCGTACGACAAGAAGAACGGGTGCGAGATCGCCCGGTGGAAGGCGCTCGGCGCGGTCCTCGACCCGGAGTGA
- a CDS encoding cystathionine beta-synthase, protein MRYHESLQSLVGNTPLVRLTRSAEGVRGLLLAKVEYFNPGGSVKDRIALRMVEAAEREGALRPGGTIVEPTSGNTGVGLAIVAQSRGYHCVFVCPDKVSEDKRNVLRAYGAEVVVCPTAVPPEHPDSYYSVSDRLVKEREGAWKPDQYSNVNNPQSHYEGTGPEIWDQTEGRITHFVAGIGTGGTISGVGRYLKEVSDGRVQIVGADPEGSVYSGGTGRPYLVEGVGEDFWPTTYDRTICDRIIAVSDHDSFTMTRRLAREEGLLVGGSSGMAVVAAAQVAREADEDAVVVVLLPDGGRGYMSKVFDDAWLAHYGFLRGQSNDTAGDVLRRKTGTMPSLVHTHPNETIAEAIDILREYAVSQMPVVRAEPPVMAAEVAGAVHERDLLEALFSGHAKLSDRVEQHLSPPLPQLGAGEPVASAVRLLESADAILVLDDGKPAGVLTRQDLLEHLAAGA, encoded by the coding sequence GTGCGGTATCACGAGTCCCTGCAGTCCCTTGTCGGCAACACCCCGTTGGTCCGGTTGACCCGGTCCGCCGAGGGTGTCCGTGGCCTTCTGCTGGCCAAGGTCGAGTACTTCAATCCTGGCGGCAGCGTCAAGGACCGGATCGCGCTGCGCATGGTCGAGGCGGCCGAACGCGAGGGCGCCCTGCGCCCCGGCGGGACGATCGTGGAGCCCACCAGCGGCAACACGGGTGTCGGGCTGGCCATCGTGGCGCAGTCGCGTGGCTACCACTGCGTGTTCGTCTGCCCGGACAAGGTGAGCGAGGACAAGCGCAACGTCCTGCGGGCGTACGGCGCGGAAGTCGTGGTGTGCCCGACCGCCGTCCCGCCCGAGCACCCCGACTCCTACTACTCGGTGTCGGACCGCCTGGTGAAGGAACGCGAGGGCGCCTGGAAGCCGGACCAGTACTCCAACGTCAACAACCCCCAGTCGCACTACGAGGGCACGGGCCCGGAGATCTGGGACCAGACCGAGGGCAGGATCACCCACTTCGTCGCGGGTATCGGCACCGGCGGCACGATCAGCGGTGTCGGGCGCTACCTCAAGGAGGTCTCCGACGGCCGGGTGCAGATCGTCGGCGCCGACCCGGAGGGCTCGGTCTACTCCGGCGGAACCGGCCGGCCCTACCTCGTCGAGGGCGTGGGCGAGGACTTCTGGCCGACCACCTACGACCGGACCATCTGCGACCGGATCATCGCGGTGTCCGACCACGACTCGTTCACGATGACCCGCCGGCTGGCCCGCGAGGAGGGCCTGCTGGTCGGCGGCTCCTCCGGGATGGCGGTGGTCGCCGCGGCCCAGGTCGCCCGGGAGGCCGACGAGGACGCCGTGGTCGTGGTGCTGCTGCCCGACGGCGGCCGGGGGTACATGTCCAAGGTGTTCGACGACGCCTGGCTCGCCCACTACGGCTTCCTGCGTGGGCAGAGCAACGACACCGCGGGCGACGTGCTGCGGCGCAAGACCGGGACGATGCCCTCGCTGGTGCACACCCACCCCAACGAGACGATCGCCGAGGCGATCGACATCCTGCGGGAGTACGCCGTGTCGCAGATGCCGGTCGTGCGGGCGGAGCCGCCGGTGATGGCGGCCGAGGTCGCCGGCGCGGTGCACGAACGCGACCTGCTGGAGGCGTTGTTCTCCGGGCACGCCAAGCTGTCGGACCGGGTGGAGCAGCACCTGTCCCCGCCGCTGCCCCAGCTCGGCGCCGGTGAGCCGGTCGCCTCCGCGGTACGCCTGCTGGAGAGCGCCGACGCCATTCTCGTCCTCGACGACGGCAAGCCGGCCGGCGTACTCACCCGGCAGGACCTGCTCGAGCACCTCGCAGCGGGGGCGTAG
- a CDS encoding SGNH/GDSL hydrolase family protein: MGKARAARKWAAAAALGGGGAGLLGGTVIAILFAEAMLAKRTIGEPAGQAPDADGIYGGGAGDPISFVVLGDSTACGLGVDTAEETPGALLAAGLASLSDRPVQLSVAAFSGAETQHLEDQVDQALAVEPDVALVIIGANDVTHRTLPSDSVRLLVQGVRRLREAGCQVVVGTCPDLGTVEPLAFPLRQLARTWSRRLAAAQTIAVVENGARTVSLGSLLGPEFAAAPRELFGPDRFHPSAAGYASAAVALLPSIAAAIGYWPEDEDADTPLGEGQILPISYAAVRAARSAGTEVAATDVAGHERGPRGRWALLRRRPHRQVELREKTG, encoded by the coding sequence GTGGGCAAGGCTCGCGCCGCACGGAAGTGGGCGGCCGCCGCCGCGCTGGGCGGTGGCGGCGCCGGACTTCTCGGCGGCACCGTGATCGCGATCCTCTTCGCCGAGGCGATGCTCGCCAAGCGCACCATCGGCGAACCTGCCGGCCAGGCGCCGGACGCCGACGGCATCTACGGCGGCGGGGCCGGCGACCCGATCTCGTTCGTCGTCCTCGGCGACTCCACCGCCTGCGGGCTCGGCGTCGACACCGCCGAGGAGACTCCCGGTGCGCTGCTGGCCGCCGGCCTGGCGTCGCTGTCGGACCGGCCGGTCCAGCTCAGCGTCGCCGCCTTCTCCGGTGCGGAGACCCAGCACCTGGAGGACCAGGTGGACCAGGCGCTGGCGGTCGAACCCGACGTCGCCCTGGTGATCATCGGCGCCAACGACGTCACCCACCGGACCCTTCCGTCGGACTCGGTACGCCTGCTCGTGCAGGGCGTCCGCCGGCTGCGCGAGGCCGGCTGCCAGGTCGTCGTCGGCACCTGCCCCGACCTCGGCACCGTCGAGCCGCTGGCGTTCCCGCTGCGCCAGCTCGCCCGGACCTGGAGCCGGCGGCTGGCCGCGGCGCAGACCATCGCCGTGGTGGAGAACGGCGCCCGCACCGTCTCCCTGGGTTCGCTGCTCGGGCCGGAGTTCGCCGCGGCGCCGCGGGAGCTGTTCGGCCCCGACCGCTTCCACCCCTCGGCCGCCGGGTACGCCAGCGCGGCCGTGGCGCTGCTCCCCTCCATCGCCGCCGCGATCGGCTACTGGCCCGAGGACGAGGACGCCGACACGCCGCTGGGCGAGGGGCAGATCCTGCCGATCTCCTATGCCGCCGTGCGCGCCGCACGCTCGGCCGGCACCGAGGTGGCCGCGACCGACGTGGCCGGCCACGAACGCGGGCCGCGGGGCCGGTGGGCGCTGCTGCGCCGGCGGCCGCACCGTCAGGTGGAGCTGCGCGAGAAAACCGGCTGA
- a CDS encoding acetyl-CoA C-acetyltransferase, with the protein MSEVSAPNDAVIVAAARTPIGRAGKGSLKDVRPDDLAAFAVDAALGKVPQLDRAEIDDLYLGCAEPRDEHGGNMARRVAVQLGLDTLPAVTVNRFCASSVQTARMAFHAIRAGEGDVFVSAGVECVSRYAGFGSAGVDPVQTHNPLFAEAEARTRKYAESNDVWHDPRADDQLPDIYIAMGQTAENVATARGVSRAVQDEFGVRSQNLAEEAIRSGFFAREITPYPLPDGTLVGTDDGPRAGTTLEKVAALDPVFRPGGTVTAGNCCPLNDGAAAVVIMSAEKARRLGITPLARIVATAASALSPEIMGLGPVEASRRALARAGLGIGDIDLVEINEAFAAQVVPSAEDLGIPWDKLNVHGGAIALGHPFGMTGARIMTTLLNGLRSRDAQFGLETMCVGGGQGMAIVLERLS; encoded by the coding sequence ATGTCCGAGGTCAGCGCCCCGAACGACGCCGTGATCGTCGCCGCCGCGCGTACCCCCATCGGGCGCGCGGGCAAGGGCTCGCTGAAGGACGTCCGGCCCGACGACCTAGCCGCGTTCGCGGTGGACGCGGCCCTGGGCAAGGTCCCCCAGCTGGACCGTGCGGAGATCGACGACCTGTACCTCGGCTGCGCCGAACCCCGCGACGAGCACGGCGGCAACATGGCCCGCCGGGTCGCCGTACAGCTCGGCCTGGACACTCTGCCGGCGGTGACCGTCAACCGGTTCTGCGCCTCCAGCGTGCAGACGGCGCGGATGGCCTTCCACGCCATCCGCGCGGGCGAGGGCGACGTGTTCGTCTCCGCCGGAGTGGAGTGCGTCTCGCGGTACGCCGGCTTCGGCAGCGCGGGCGTCGACCCGGTGCAGACGCACAACCCGCTGTTCGCCGAGGCGGAGGCGCGCACTCGCAAGTACGCCGAGAGCAACGACGTCTGGCACGACCCGCGCGCCGACGACCAGCTGCCCGACATCTACATCGCGATGGGCCAGACCGCGGAGAACGTCGCCACCGCGCGCGGGGTGAGCCGGGCAGTCCAGGACGAGTTCGGCGTACGGTCGCAGAACCTCGCCGAGGAGGCGATCCGCAGCGGGTTCTTCGCCCGCGAGATCACGCCCTACCCGCTGCCGGACGGCACCCTGGTGGGGACCGACGACGGGCCGCGCGCCGGCACCACCCTGGAGAAGGTCGCAGCTCTGGACCCGGTCTTCCGCCCCGGCGGCACAGTCACCGCCGGCAACTGCTGCCCGCTCAACGACGGCGCCGCCGCCGTGGTCATCATGAGTGCCGAGAAGGCCCGCCGGCTCGGCATCACCCCGCTCGCCCGGATCGTCGCCACCGCCGCCTCCGCGCTGTCCCCGGAGATCATGGGCCTCGGCCCGGTGGAGGCCAGCCGGCGTGCGCTGGCCCGCGCGGGCCTGGGGATCGGCGACATCGACCTGGTGGAGATCAACGAGGCGTTCGCGGCGCAGGTCGTTCCCTCCGCCGAGGACCTCGGCATCCCCTGGGACAAGCTGAACGTCCACGGCGGGGCGATCGCGCTCGGCCACCCGTTCGGGATGACCGGCGCCCGCATCATGACCACCCTGCTCAACGGCCTGCGCAGCCGGGACGCGCAGTTCGGCCTGGAGACGATGTGCGTCGGCGGCGGGCAGGGCATGGCGATCGTCCTCGAACGCCTGTCCTGA
- a CDS encoding PPOX class F420-dependent oxidoreductase — protein MSPYIATTERLERADLLSFLRTRHQGVFVTTRRDGRPQISPVTLGLNSDDRIVVSTYPERAKAINVRRDPRVSVCVMSEGFSDPYVQVDGTARVIDLPDAVEPLVEYFRCISGEHPDWDEYREAMQRQGKCVIEMEIDRWGPVARGGFPARVVQSDES, from the coding sequence ATGAGCCCGTACATCGCCACCACCGAGCGCCTCGAGCGCGCCGACCTGCTGTCGTTCCTCCGTACGCGCCACCAGGGCGTGTTCGTCACCACCCGGCGCGACGGCCGGCCGCAGATCTCGCCGGTCACGCTGGGCCTGAACTCCGACGACCGGATCGTCGTGTCCACCTATCCCGAGCGGGCCAAGGCGATCAACGTCCGCCGCGACCCGCGGGTCAGTGTGTGCGTGATGTCGGAGGGCTTCTCCGACCCGTACGTCCAGGTGGACGGGACGGCCCGGGTCATCGACCTGCCCGACGCGGTGGAGCCGCTCGTGGAGTACTTCCGGTGCATCAGCGGCGAGCATCCCGACTGGGACGAATACCGCGAGGCGATGCAGCGGCAGGGCAAGTGCGTGATCGAGATGGAGATCGACAGGTGGGGCCCGGTCGCCCGCGGCGGCTTCCCCGCGCGGGTGGTCCAGTCCGACGAAAGCTGA
- a CDS encoding DUF4287 domain-containing protein — protein sequence MALHHSEETHQNLCARLAQATGRDLQEWIRVLEAGPTFLRFEDRVSWLRSEYGIAHGHATAIVHEQDLRRAQRNFG from the coding sequence ATGGCTCTGCACCACTCCGAAGAGACCCATCAGAACCTCTGCGCCCGGCTGGCGCAGGCGACCGGACGAGATCTCCAAGAGTGGATCAGAGTGCTGGAGGCGGGGCCCACCTTCCTCCGCTTCGAGGATCGGGTCAGTTGGTTGCGCAGCGAGTACGGCATCGCCCACGGGCACGCCACCGCGATCGTGCACGAGCAGGACCTCCGCCGCGCGCAGCGCAACTTCGGGTGA
- a CDS encoding PPOX class F420-dependent oxidoreductase, whose protein sequence is MDVTRAQAFLREHHHAVLGTLRRDGRPQLSPVTVGVDAEGYAVISTREPAYKVRNLRRDPRASLCVFPDGFYGEWVQVEGEAHILSLPDAMEPLVDYYRDVSGEHPDWADYRAAMERDRRCLIRIRMDRVGPSVSG, encoded by the coding sequence ATGGACGTGACGCGAGCGCAGGCGTTTCTGCGCGAACATCATCATGCCGTGCTCGGCACGCTTCGCCGGGACGGCCGGCCCCAGCTCTCCCCGGTCACGGTCGGGGTGGACGCCGAGGGGTACGCCGTGATCAGCACCCGCGAGCCGGCGTACAAGGTGCGAAACCTGCGGCGTGACCCGCGGGCCAGCCTCTGCGTCTTCCCCGACGGGTTCTACGGCGAGTGGGTCCAGGTCGAGGGCGAGGCGCACATCCTGTCGCTACCGGACGCGATGGAGCCGCTGGTCGACTACTACCGCGACGTCTCCGGCGAACACCCGGACTGGGCCGACTACCGCGCCGCGATGGAACGCGACCGTCGCTGCCTGATCCGGATCCGCATGGACCGGGTGGGCCCGTCGGTGTCCGGCTGA
- a CDS encoding Bax inhibitor-1/YccA family protein: MQSKNPVFRRSDAFQSAGAGAAGPSADQLREMYDAPSYSGPRRDRMTIDDVVARTAMTLGTLIVVAGATWFLTGPVQPAHFGWLIGAALVGMGLGFVIGLKHITNPALILGYAAVEGVFIGLASKVLSAYAGNTDIVIQAVLGTMCASAGMLAVYKFRIIRVTPKFQRFVVAATLGFFLIVLVNLVLRMFGLNLGVSGLGGLGLVFAIIGVALACFNLLLDFDYVEKGIAAGAPSKDAWFAAFGLTVTLVWLYIELLRILAILRGGD, translated from the coding sequence ATGCAGAGCAAGAACCCGGTGTTCCGGCGCAGCGACGCGTTCCAGTCGGCCGGCGCCGGCGCCGCGGGCCCGAGCGCCGACCAGTTGCGGGAGATGTACGACGCGCCGTCCTACTCCGGCCCGCGCCGCGACCGGATGACCATCGACGACGTGGTGGCCCGCACCGCGATGACGCTCGGCACCCTGATCGTGGTGGCCGGCGCGACGTGGTTCCTCACCGGACCGGTGCAGCCAGCGCACTTCGGCTGGCTGATCGGCGCTGCGCTGGTCGGAATGGGCCTGGGCTTCGTCATCGGCCTGAAGCACATCACCAACCCGGCGCTGATCCTCGGCTACGCCGCGGTCGAGGGCGTGTTCATCGGCCTGGCCAGCAAGGTCCTGTCCGCCTACGCCGGCAACACCGACATCGTGATCCAGGCGGTCCTCGGCACGATGTGTGCCTCGGCCGGCATGCTCGCGGTCTACAAGTTCAGGATCATCCGGGTGACCCCGAAGTTCCAGCGGTTCGTCGTCGCCGCCACTCTCGGGTTCTTCCTGATCGTGCTGGTCAACCTCGTCCTGCGCATGTTCGGCCTCAACCTCGGCGTCAGCGGCCTGGGCGGGCTGGGCCTGGTGTTCGCGATCATCGGAGTGGCGCTGGCCTGCTTCAACCTGCTGCTCGACTTCGACTACGTGGAGAAGGGCATCGCCGCCGGTGCGCCGAGCAAGGACGCGTGGTTCGCGGCGTTCGGGCTCACCGTCACGCTGGTGTGGCTCTACATCGAACTGCTGCGGATCCTCGCCATCCTGCGCGGCGGCGACTGA
- a CDS encoding nitroreductase/quinone reductase family protein, producing the protein MADSMQPAGERSPGGSHYRAPGWFTRRVFNPLVAAATRAGLSVWGSRVLEVQGRSSGQPRQVPVNLLTHEGRQYLVAPRGQAQWVRNVRAADGRLDLLLGRRREHWLATEVADADKPAVLRAYLRRWKAEVGVFFDGVNADSSAEELARIAPRHPVFVLSRRDG; encoded by the coding sequence ATGGCGGACAGCATGCAGCCGGCAGGTGAGCGGTCGCCGGGTGGCAGCCACTACCGAGCGCCGGGGTGGTTCACCCGCCGGGTGTTCAACCCACTGGTGGCGGCGGCCACCAGGGCCGGGCTGAGCGTGTGGGGCAGCCGGGTGCTGGAGGTGCAGGGGCGCAGCAGCGGACAGCCCCGTCAGGTGCCGGTCAACCTGCTCACCCACGAGGGTCGGCAGTACCTCGTCGCGCCTCGCGGCCAGGCCCAGTGGGTACGCAACGTGCGCGCCGCCGACGGCCGGCTCGACCTGCTCCTCGGCCGGCGGCGTGAGCACTGGCTGGCCACCGAGGTCGCCGACGCCGACAAGCCGGCGGTACTGCGCGCCTATCTTCGCCGGTGGAAGGCCGAGGTCGGGGTGTTCTTCGACGGAGTGAACGCCGACTCCTCCGCGGAGGAACTCGCCCGCATCGCTCCGCGTCACCCGGTGTTCGTGCTGTCCCGGCGTGACGGCTGA
- a CDS encoding zinc-binding dehydrogenase — protein sequence MRAVWVHKFGGPEVLVPGEAPAPEAGPGQVLVEVAYANITFVETQLRSGTGPITPTLPTIPGNGVGGTVRAVGPGVDPGLAGRRVVTSTGGSGAYAELVAVPADGLVEVPATLRLDDAVALLADGRTATWLIRASEARPDDRVLVTAAAGGVGTLLVQLAAAAGAQVVAAAGGDRKVALAVRLGAKVGVDYRRPDWTDRVREAVGGVDLVLDGVGGALGRSAFDLLGEGGRMLSFGLASGSWTEVPEAEARQRGVRLLRPALNPAGVRELTESVLRAAAEGRVKPVIGQRFELTRAAEAHAAIEARATVGKTLLEVRPEARPEPAPA from the coding sequence ATGCGTGCGGTGTGGGTCCACAAGTTTGGCGGGCCGGAGGTGCTGGTGCCGGGTGAGGCGCCGGCCCCGGAGGCCGGGCCCGGTCAGGTCCTGGTGGAGGTGGCGTACGCCAACATCACGTTCGTGGAGACCCAGCTCCGGTCCGGCACCGGGCCCATCACACCGACGCTGCCGACCATCCCCGGCAACGGCGTGGGCGGGACCGTCCGCGCGGTCGGCCCCGGCGTGGATCCGGGCCTAGCCGGCCGGCGGGTGGTGACCAGCACCGGGGGTTCGGGTGCGTACGCCGAACTCGTCGCGGTGCCCGCGGACGGGCTGGTGGAGGTGCCGGCCACGCTCCGGCTGGACGACGCGGTGGCGCTGCTCGCCGACGGCCGGACCGCCACCTGGCTGATCCGGGCGAGCGAGGCCCGGCCCGATGACCGGGTGCTGGTGACGGCCGCTGCCGGCGGGGTGGGGACCCTGCTGGTGCAGCTGGCCGCGGCGGCCGGCGCGCAGGTCGTCGCGGCGGCGGGCGGTGACCGCAAGGTCGCGTTGGCGGTGAGGCTGGGCGCGAAGGTCGGCGTCGACTATCGCCGTCCGGACTGGACCGATCGGGTACGCGAGGCCGTCGGCGGGGTCGACCTCGTACTCGACGGCGTGGGGGGTGCGCTGGGCAGGTCGGCGTTCGACCTGCTGGGCGAGGGCGGCCGGATGCTCAGCTTCGGGCTGGCGAGCGGCAGCTGGACCGAGGTGCCGGAGGCGGAGGCGCGGCAGCGCGGGGTACGACTGCTACGGCCGGCCCTGAACCCGGCGGGCGTTCGCGAACTCACCGAGAGCGTGCTGCGGGCGGCCGCCGAGGGCCGGGTGAAACCGGTGATCGGCCAACGGTTCGAGTTGACCCGGGCGGCCGAGGCACACGCGGCGATCGAGGCGCGCGCCACCGTCGGCAAGACGTTGCTGGAAGTGCGGCCGGAAGCGCGGCCCGAGCCGGCGCCGGCATAG